Part of the Weissella coleopterorum genome is shown below.
ATCATAATTAGCATTTGAACTGAACCCTATTAGTTGAAAAAAACTAATGGGGTTTTATCATGTTTTCAAAATAAATTCCAATAGACTTAGTAAAGAAGTACATATGTATTTATCTAGCTTCCTAACAAAACAAATCAAAAATGTATTTACTCTCAAAAATATGGTAGTGTAACACTTCAAATATTTAATTCCAAAATTTTCAGCAAATACTAAAAATCAGGTGTATTAAGTACAGCTACAATTAATTTCTGAAAATGTACATATGATTGAGACCATCTAACGTGAAAAATCTATCTTCTTTAAATCGGGAAATGACAAGTTGAAGCAATTAGAAAAATAGCTTAGTCCTTATAGAGATAATGCATGAACTAAATGTTTAATTTTAAAACATTATGCATGTCTTAAATTATTTATTATGTTGTGTTTTATAAAAACGGCAAACAAATACAAACAAAATTGAACGGAAAATTTTCGATAAAACCTCAAAAAAAATTCCAATCAATCACTTAGAATAAGCTTTAATTTTTGAGTTCAATTCAACTTTACAAATAAATTGAAATCTTTTATTTAAAAGAAAATCGCTTCAACTATTAAGTCGAAGCGAATATTCATATTCTCATATCAAAATTAATTTAATGCCTCTAAGGCCGTTTTAATCGTCATATCACCAGACCGCATAACAATCGTTTGCCCGATTGTAGCGGGGTAATTCACTAATTCAGCCAAAACGTATGCTACGGTTGTAATTGTATTTTCCCCAGGTTGATCACCATTAAGTTCTACCCCAGACACTTCTGGTTCTTCGGTTAAAGTTCCAGGTTGCAAAATCGTATAAGCTAAGCTTGTTCTAGTTTGTAACCATTGATCAGCATAGAATTTAGCAATATTATATGGCGTCAAGCTCGCTGTATAACCACCAGGCCATTCACTTTGACGATCTGCCTTATATGAACTTAATTGGATGTAACGCTTAATTCCTAATTGTTCCACTGCAGTCATCAGTTTAACCGCGCCATTTAAATCAACTTCTAATAGCGCTTTACCGCGTGATCCTGCCACAAAATACACGACGTCAAACGTCGCCATCTGTTGAAGCGTAGCCGCCAACTCATCCACTGTCGCGTGGACTAAGTCCAAGGCCACTAACTTATT
Proteins encoded:
- a CDS encoding NAD(P)H-binding protein; protein product: MQILVVGASGRVGQALMQVLEDAGHQVIGTRNQTVNGETNKLVALDLVHATVDELAATLQQMATFDVVYFVAGSRGKALLEVDLNGAVKLMTAVEQLGIKRYIQLSSYKADRQSEWPGGYTASLTPYNIAKFYADQWLQTRTSLAYTILQPGTLTEEPEVSGVELNGDQPGENTITTVAYVLAELVNYPATIGQTIVMRSGDMTIKTALEALN